Proteins encoded by one window of Kribbella italica:
- a CDS encoding S1 family peptidase encodes MSLVAVAVPAGSTPVPAAAASPASVAVCNHNNPITTAEHSKRLAQPTSAKDTRPLGQALGEGVAAAVRSIEPLDATGRPKSGLPYGLSVGIIGVLGTQETGYKVVLDDSVVDEKRYQAAVQKNVPAAGKPMLTVERSCRSARSVAAAWKAVGGRAWSADATKTTFTADLDPASEDVVVEYDAATTSPAGAEALGNLAGVDAVPTGVARTTRFNDTPKGGHWGGARITSALKNCTAGFSVVRKSNNTRASVTAGHCGGPGTVWRSGSHYYGTTSVRTNYPDYDQALITGSSYGAKIWTDGPGDSADTRTVKGGGDPAVGASVCQSGSFSTSLCGITIRSLSAKYCDSDGCTTYVIRATRNNQIAIIGGDSGGPVYSRPSSTTATIRGLAFAGSGCAASRCTTLYAERYNSIAGHLGVRALTG; translated from the coding sequence ATGTCACTCGTCGCAGTCGCCGTCCCTGCCGGTTCGACCCCCGTTCCGGCCGCCGCGGCCTCACCCGCGTCGGTCGCTGTCTGCAACCACAACAACCCGATCACCACCGCTGAACACTCGAAGCGACTGGCCCAGCCGACCAGCGCCAAGGACACCCGGCCGCTCGGCCAGGCCCTCGGCGAAGGAGTCGCGGCGGCGGTCCGCTCGATCGAGCCGCTGGACGCGACCGGCCGCCCGAAGTCCGGCCTGCCGTACGGGCTGAGCGTCGGCATCATCGGCGTACTGGGCACGCAGGAGACCGGGTACAAGGTCGTCCTGGACGACTCGGTCGTCGACGAGAAGCGGTACCAGGCCGCCGTACAGAAGAACGTTCCGGCAGCCGGCAAGCCGATGCTCACGGTCGAGCGCAGCTGCCGCTCGGCGCGCTCGGTCGCCGCTGCTTGGAAGGCCGTCGGCGGCCGCGCCTGGTCCGCCGACGCCACGAAGACCACGTTCACCGCCGACCTCGACCCGGCCAGCGAGGACGTCGTCGTCGAGTACGACGCCGCGACCACGTCCCCGGCCGGCGCCGAAGCGCTCGGCAACCTCGCCGGCGTCGACGCGGTCCCGACGGGCGTCGCCCGGACGACCCGCTTCAACGACACCCCCAAGGGCGGCCACTGGGGCGGCGCGCGGATCACCTCGGCGCTGAAGAACTGCACCGCCGGCTTCTCCGTCGTCCGCAAGTCGAACAACACCCGCGCCTCCGTCACCGCCGGCCACTGCGGCGGCCCCGGCACGGTCTGGCGCAGCGGATCGCACTACTACGGCACCACGTCGGTCCGCACCAACTACCCCGACTACGACCAGGCCCTGATCACCGGCAGCTCGTACGGCGCCAAGATCTGGACCGACGGCCCCGGCGACTCCGCCGACACCCGCACCGTCAAGGGCGGCGGCGACCCCGCCGTCGGCGCATCGGTCTGCCAGTCCGGCTCGTTCAGCACGTCCCTGTGCGGAATCACCATCCGCTCCCTGAGCGCCAAGTACTGCGACTCCGACGGCTGCACGACGTACGTCATCCGAGCCACCCGCAACAACCAGATCGCCATCATCGGCGGCGACTCCGGCGGCCCCGTCTACTCCCGCCCGTCCTCCACCACCGCCACCATCCGAGGCCTCGCCTTCGCCGGCTCCGGCTGCGCAGCCTCCCGCTGCACCACCTTGTACGCCGAACGCTACAACTCCATCGCCGGCCACCTCGGCGTCCGCGCCCTCACCGGCTGA
- a CDS encoding META domain-containing protein, whose product MSTTELEEDLRATFDRAAASVPPALDLASRATDGVRQAQRRTYVAAGAAVAAVAVIAAGGFALGGGLGGSTDPQPAAPPPTPSVSSAKPVVASQQLAGTWRPLRMDGFSTLKTARPDNPVLTFNTDGTWTGSDGCNGISGTFTIGQRGEFTGTAGNQRLIECANVPHTAVVQAAKRVAADRTTLKFYAADGREVAIYARTR is encoded by the coding sequence GTGAGCACCACCGAGCTCGAGGAAGACCTGCGCGCGACGTTCGACCGCGCCGCCGCTTCCGTTCCGCCTGCCCTCGACCTGGCGTCGCGGGCCACCGACGGCGTCCGCCAGGCCCAGCGCCGTACGTACGTCGCCGCCGGTGCGGCCGTCGCGGCGGTCGCCGTGATCGCGGCTGGGGGCTTCGCGCTCGGCGGCGGTCTGGGCGGGTCGACCGATCCGCAGCCCGCCGCTCCGCCTCCCACACCCAGCGTCTCCAGCGCGAAGCCGGTCGTCGCATCGCAGCAGCTGGCGGGCACCTGGCGTCCGCTCAGGATGGACGGGTTCAGCACGCTGAAGACCGCCCGCCCGGACAACCCGGTTCTCACCTTCAACACCGACGGCACCTGGACGGGTTCCGACGGCTGCAACGGGATCAGCGGCACCTTCACCATCGGCCAGCGCGGCGAGTTCACCGGGACGGCCGGCAACCAACGGCTGATCGAGTGCGCGAACGTGCCGCACACGGCGGTCGTGCAGGCCGCCAAACGGGTCGCGGCCGACCGGACGACGCTGAAGTTCTACGCCGCCGACGGGCGCGAAGTTGCGATCTACGCTCGCACACGGTAG
- a CDS encoding sigma-70 family RNA polymerase sigma factor, whose protein sequence is MEFEEYASARGQELVRLGFTICGDYQRAEDLAQIALMQAFRSWRKVQRADDPHTYVRRILVNSYLSMTRRRSFTEAPAADLDPDRTVPDPAHDIVTSDDLWRTLATLSARERVVLVLRYYQDLDDRTIADLLGIKPSSVRSLASRALGTLRKTRQTQRVDGRLP, encoded by the coding sequence GTGGAGTTCGAGGAGTACGCGTCCGCGCGCGGGCAGGAGCTGGTGCGTCTCGGGTTCACCATCTGCGGCGACTACCAGCGCGCCGAGGACCTGGCCCAGATCGCGCTGATGCAGGCGTTCCGGTCCTGGCGCAAGGTGCAGCGGGCCGACGACCCGCACACCTACGTGCGGCGGATCCTGGTCAACTCCTACCTGTCGATGACGCGCCGGCGCTCCTTCACCGAGGCGCCGGCGGCCGACCTCGACCCCGACCGCACGGTGCCCGACCCCGCCCACGACATCGTGACCTCCGACGACCTGTGGCGCACGCTGGCCACGTTGTCGGCGCGCGAGAGGGTCGTCCTGGTGCTGCGCTACTACCAGGACCTGGACGACCGGACGATCGCCGACCTGCTCGGCATCAAACCGTCCTCGGTCCGCAGCCTCGCGAGCAGAGCGCTCGGCACGCTGCGGAAGACGAGGCAGACCCAGCGTGTCGACGGACGGTTGCCGTGA